From a single Syntrophorhabdus sp. genomic region:
- a CDS encoding C40 family peptidase, whose protein sequence is MEARFEERPDPPHGKLLSVVTSVADLLAGPSVTAERLTQLLLNEALRCLGDENDWYMVEALEQKKLSDDGWRGYPGWVAKDRAAPAEDGPVFDGVLVRGTLASKPSASALYLSAGTRLAMTGKHRNGLAGIRLPGDTAAWVPDADIRRADTGIGSAATRQNVIGTAMSFIDTTYLWGGRSTPLRSLRRGPAVSGVGGPLPATGVDCSGLVNLSYRAAGIDVPRDARDQYAAARPLSPDRLRPADLIFLTSGEGRGIDHVILYLGGERFIEAIETGRPVEVGTFRTRFGESYEEMVRAGPSRWSGRIHFASFLEERDNGKDRPESYDGR, encoded by the coding sequence ATGGAAGCACGCTTCGAAGAAAGACCCGACCCCCCGCACGGAAAGCTCCTGTCCGTCGTGACCTCCGTCGCCGACCTTCTCGCCGGACCATCCGTCACCGCGGAGCGGTTGACACAGCTTCTCCTCAACGAGGCACTGCGCTGTTTAGGCGACGAGAACGACTGGTACATGGTGGAGGCCCTTGAGCAGAAGAAGCTCTCCGATGACGGCTGGAGAGGCTATCCCGGCTGGGTGGCCAAAGACCGGGCGGCCCCCGCGGAGGACGGCCCCGTTTTCGACGGTGTCCTGGTGCGCGGCACCCTCGCCTCTAAGCCTTCGGCGTCCGCTCTCTATCTCTCCGCCGGAACCCGGCTGGCAATGACGGGGAAACACAGGAACGGTCTTGCCGGCATACGCCTGCCAGGCGATACGGCGGCGTGGGTCCCTGACGCTGACATCCGGCGGGCCGACACCGGCATCGGCTCCGCTGCAACGAGGCAAAACGTCATCGGTACAGCCATGTCCTTCATCGACACGACTTACCTGTGGGGAGGAAGAAGCACGCCTCTTCGGTCCCTCCGTCGCGGGCCCGCGGTTTCCGGTGTCGGGGGTCCCCTTCCGGCGACAGGGGTGGACTGCTCCGGCCTCGTCAACCTCTCCTATCGCGCCGCAGGGATCGATGTTCCCCGGGACGCCCGTGACCAGTATGCTGCGGCAAGACCCCTTTCCCCGGACCGGCTCCGGCCCGCAGATCTCATATTCCTCACTTCCGGCGAGGGCCGGGGGATCGACCACGTCATCCTTTATCTCGGCGGGGAACGGTTCATCGAGGCCATCGAAACGGGCAGGCCCGTCGAGGTGGGGACGTTCAGGACCCGCTTCGGGGAGAGCTATGAGGAGATGGTGCGTGCCGGCCCTTCCCGCTGGTCCGGGCGCATCCACTTCGC